The proteins below are encoded in one region of Helianthus annuus cultivar XRQ/B chromosome 2, HanXRQr2.0-SUNRISE, whole genome shotgun sequence:
- the LOC110912528 gene encoding pentatricopeptide repeat-containing protein At4g14820 codes for MNVMTTIPQPIISSTIHVNHYNHLLTTLSASSSLSHLKQIHARIIRSGLDRSNSLLIKLVITACTLSSPSFDYALSVFYQMHNPEPHLSNKLLRELSRSTKPEKALLAYAKMREKGFVIDSFSLPPLLKASMRVQALSEGMELHGFASKMDFVSDPFVQTGLVAMYSVCGHIEDARLMFDKMPERDIVAWNSMIDGYCVNGRYNNVLPLIEEMKRSNVKPDEKIFSTVVSACARAGNLEFGKAFHGFITENKVFVDYNLQCALVIMYACCSYMDMATNMFKNLSPTNIVVSTAMITGYSKAGQVDAARLVFDQMTEKDLICWSAMITGYAEGGQPRKALQLFDKMLTSGVKPDQVTMLSVISACASLGAVDNAIKIQSYIDENRFSGVLPVNNALIDMYAKCGELERAKQVFARMHKRNVITWSSMIGAYAVHGDAINALDLFHEMKSQRVEPNGVTFVGLLYACSHAGLVEEGRKIFASMVNDYDITPKREHYGCMVDLYGRANLLKEALEVIEQMPVAPNVVIWGSLMAACRIYNEIELGEFAAKRVLELDPYHDGAHIFLSNVYAKERKWESVGEIRKLMQNKGVVKQRGCSRIELDGEIHEFLTADKNHAHVDEIYEKLDVVVKELEVAGYTPNMSCVLVDLDEDEKTKALLWHSEKLALCFGLLRQKRGSCIRVIKNLRVCEDCHNFMKLASKVYGIQILVRDRTRFHQYEDGLCSCKDYW; via the exons CCTATTAACCACCCTCTCGGCGTCATCCTCCCTCTCACACCTCAAGCAAATTCATGCCCGAATTATTCGTTCGGGCCTTGACCGCTCAAACTCCCTCCTCATCAAACTCGTTATTACGGCATGCACATTATCTTCCCCATCCTTCGACTACGCCCTATCGGTCTTTTACCAAATGCACAACCCAGAACCACATTTATCTAACAAATTGTTACGTGAACTTTCCCGAAGCACCAAACCTGAAAAGGCCCTTTTAGCTTATGCCAAGATGAGGGAAAAAGGATTTGTGATCGACAGTTTTAGCCTCCCTCCGCTTCTAAAAGCCTCAATGCGAGTTCAAGCGTTAAGTGAAGGGATGGAACTTCATGGGTTCGCTTCAAAAATGGATTTTGTATCAGACCCGTTTGTGCAGACAGGTTTGGTTGCAATGTACTCGGTCTGTGGACATATTGAAGATGCACGCCtgatgtttgataaaatgccgGAAAGAGATATTGTTGCTTGGAATAGTATGATTGACGG TTATTGCGTGAATGGGCGCTACAACAATGTGTTGCCGTTGATCGAGGAGATGAAGAGATCGAACGTAAAACCAGATGAGAAGATCTTTTCAACCGTCGTGTCTGCTTGTGCCCGTGCTGGAAATTTAGAATTCGGGAAAGCATTTCACGGGTTTATTACCGAAAACAAAGTTTTCGTTGACTATAACCTGCAATGTGCACTCGTGATCATGTACGCATGTTGCAGCTACATGGACATGGCAACTAACATGTTTAAAAATCTGTCCCCAACAAACATCGTTGTTTCTACCGCCATGATTACAGGGTATTCAAAAGCCGGACAGGTTGATGCTGCACGATTAGTATTCGATCAGATGACTGAAAAGGACTTGATTTGTTGGAGTGCAATGATTACCGGGTATGCAGAGGGAGGTCAGCCTCGAAAAGCGCTCCAGCTTTTCGACAAAATGCTAACCTCGGGAGTAAAACCCGATCAGGTCACTATGCTGAGTGTTATCTCCGCTTGTGCTAGTCTTGGTGCTGTAGATAACGCGATAAAAATCCAATCATATATTGATGAAAATAGGTTTAGTGGAGTCTTACCGGTGAATAACGCCCTTATTGACATGTATGCAAAATGCGGGGAACTTGAAAGGGCTAAACAAGTTTTTGCTAGAATGCATAAACGAAACGTTATTACATGGAGTAGCATGATCGGGGCATACGCGGTTCATGGAGACGCTATTAACGCACTTGACCTCTTTCATGAAATGAAATCCCAAAGAGTCGAGCCAAACGGTGTAACGTTTGTGGGTTTGTTGTACGCTTGTAGCCACGCGGGATTAGTTGAAGAGGGTCGGAAAATCTTTGCATCGATGGTTAACGACTACGACATAACACCCAAACGCGAGCATTACGGCTGCATGGTGGATCTCTACGGCAGAGCTAATTTGCTTAAAGAAGCTCTTGAGGTGATTGAACAGATGCCTGTGGCACCAAACGTTGTCATTtggggatccctgatggctgctTGTCGAATCTACAACGAGATTGAACTAGGTGAGTTTGCGGCAAAACGGGTTCTTGAGCTCGACCCGTATCATGATGGGGCCCACATTTTTCTATCAAACGTTTATGCAAAAGAAAGAAAATGGGAAAGTGTTGGGGAAATTCGAAAGCTGATGCAGAACAAAGGCGTGGTAAAGCAACGGGGATGTAGTAGAATTGAACTGGATGGGGAGATACATGAGTTTTTAACCGCGGATAAAAACCACGCTCATGTGGATGAGATATATGAAAAGTTAGACGTGGTTGTGAAGGAGTTAGAGGTGGCGGGTTACACTCCAAACATGTCTTGTGTTTTGGTTGATCTGGACGAGGATGAAAAGACAAAGGCGTTATTATGGCATAGTGAGAAGTTGGCACTGTGTTTCGGGTTGTTAAGACAGAAAAGAGGATCTTGCATTCGTGTAATCAAGAATCTTCGGGTCTGTGAAGACTGTCATAACTTCATGAAGTTGGCATCTAAGGTTTACGGGATTCAGATTCTCGTACGAGATAGGACTCGGTTTCATCAGTACGAGGATGGTTTGTGTTCTTGCAAAGACTATTGGTGA